In one Vidua chalybeata isolate OUT-0048 chromosome 4, bVidCha1 merged haplotype, whole genome shotgun sequence genomic region, the following are encoded:
- the LOC128787176 gene encoding inositol 1,4,5-trisphosphate receptor-interacting protein-like 1 produces MAVAVAFLVAVLAALPRLTHDPQADVATAQQMQQRKELLHEEMTRLWQEVEQMRSLEGALVHYVFKNWLFWATAAAMLAEVSWLAWQRKLASSSNDDNKGKQNLNRACSGARLLAESTPLPVQELPDPHRNLKQLVHDLLCISREFSRRTSMPQIYPGRGMDGSHESWSIFENRIFYQLLVFLRPPPGHAFILEQDTLRQHPERCSDIRVVLECTCSMEPAMGYSSCFVHRWGKELLWDHKSLVLETLCTGFYLNVEQISIWVQNLLCAAWLRLPQWPRWRLTLLPCSRSCKFLVSSPSEEQSCTEVFFAVHEGRTGSFVVLE; encoded by the coding sequence ATGGCCGTGGCAGTCGCGTTCCTGGTGGCCGTGCTGGCCGCGCTGCCCAGGCTGACACACGACCCGCAGGCCGACGTGGCCACGGCACAACAGATGCAGCAGCGCAAGGAGCTCCTTCATGAGGAGATGACACGGCTGTGGCAGGAGGTTGAGCAGATGAGATCCCTGGAAGGAGCTCTTGTCCATTATGTGTTTAAGAACTGGCTGTTTTGGGCCACTGCAGCGGCCATGCTGGCGGAGGTCTCATGGCTGGCCTGGCAAAGGAAGCTTGCCTCCAGCAGCAATGATGATAACAAGGGGAAACAAAACCTCAACAGAGCATGCAGTGGTGCCAGGCTTTTGGCTGAGTCCACCCCATTaccagtgcaggagctgcctgaCCCACACAGGAATCTGAAGCAGCTCGTGCATGACCTCCTGTGTATCAGCCGAGAGTTTTCCAGGAGGACTTCCATGCCACAGATTTACCCAGGCAGAGGAATGGATGGCAGCCATGAATCCTGGAGTATCTTCGAGAATAGAATCTTCTACCAGCTGCTCGTGTTCCTGCGGCCACCCCCTGGTCACGCTTTCATCCTGGAGCAGGACACTTTGAGGCAGCACCCAGAGAGGTGCTCTGACATCCGTGTGGTACTGGAGTGCACGTGCTCCATGGAGCCTGCGATGGGATATTCCTCATGTTTTGTCCATCGCTGgggcaaggagctgctgtgggatcaCAAATCACTGGTCCTAGAAACCCTCTGCACGGGCTTCTACCTAAATGTGGAGCAAATCTCCATCTGGGTGCAAAACTTGCTGTGTGCAGCCTGGCTGCGTTTGCCTCAGTGGCCGCGCTGGCGTCTGacgctgctgccctgctcccgcTCCTGCAAGTTCCTGGTGAGCAGCCCCTccgaggagcagagctgcactgagGTGTTCTTTGCAGTGCATGAAGGCAGAACAGGCAGCTTCGTAGTCCTGGAGTAG